Within the Rhizobium grahamii genome, the region CAGCTCATATCGTGCAAACAGCGGATCGAGCACCTGTCCATCGTGCTTCAGGACCAGCTTGTCTCCGGCGAAGGCGAAGATGTGCGTCCCTTCCTTCGCCAGCGCCTTGTCGACGGATGTCTCGTCGCGATGCTCTGAATCGCGCGTGAGGTCGTTGGCGGCGAAGGCAGTCAGGCTGCTGGGTTCCGGATGCGGAACATCCGAATCGAAAAGCGAACGGCTCATGATGAAAGGGCTTCCCGCAACGTCTCTATAAATGCATCTCTCTTATCCGCCACATAGGGTTCCGCCTTGCCAAATCCCCAAACCGGGTTCGGCCAATTGGCATCGCCGTCGAAGCGGGCAATGACGTGAACATGAAGCTGGCGGACGATATTGCCAAGAGCCCCGATATTGATTTTTGTCGCGCCCGTGATCTTCTTCAGCGCTGACGCAACCATATCGGTCTCGAATGTCAGCATCACCTGATCGAGCGGCGTCAATTCGAAGATTTCCGTAATGTCGGCGCGTCGCGGCACGAGGATCAGCCACGGCCAGCGGGCATCCTTCGAC harbors:
- a CDS encoding HIT domain-containing protein, with protein sequence MDDFKLDRRLESDSDAVMRTGLCELRLSKDARWPWLILVPRRADITEIFELTPLDQVMLTFETDMVASALKKITGATKINIGALGNIVRQLHVHVIARFDGDANWPNPVWGFGKAEPYVADKRDAFIETLREALSS